A single Cannabis sativa cultivar Pink pepper isolate KNU-18-1 chromosome 7, ASM2916894v1, whole genome shotgun sequence DNA region contains:
- the LOC115696930 gene encoding uncharacterized protein LOC115696930 isoform X2, translated as MTILSQIMILMPIQMFFVLHAAALAHKNSEATRALAIQDDNLEKELGEMQKAMLAMQPDGVQCGYYVMKIIQSFMTVVNPASFLKNHFKLDAPYSNEEINAVRDEFAEFVKPLIID; from the exons ATGACAATATTAAGCCAAATTATGATTTTAATGCCTATTCAGATGTTCTTTGTTTTGCAT GCTGCAGCTTTGGCCCATAAAAATTCAGAAGCTACACGAGCATTAGCAATCCAAGACGATAATCTGGAGAAGGAGCTTGGTGAGATGCAAAAGGCTATGCTGGCTATGCAG CCGGATGGAGTACAATGTGGTTATTATGTTATGAAGATTATTCAGAGTTTCATGACGGTTGTTAATCCTGcaagttttttgaaaaatcat TTCAAGTTAGACGCTCCCTATAGTAACGAGGAGATCAATGCCGTACGGGATGAGTTTGCCGAATTTGTGAAGCCATTGATTATAGATTAA
- the LOC115696930 gene encoding uncharacterized protein LOC115696930 isoform X3: MIRTHNTTNPQWEAAALAHKNSEATRALAIQDDNLEKELGEMQKAMLAMQQPDGVQCGYYVMKIIQSFMTVVNPASFLKNHFKLDAPYSNEEINAVRDEFAEFVKPLIID, encoded by the exons ATGATAAGAACACATAACACTACCAATCCACAATGGGAG GCTGCAGCTTTGGCCCATAAAAATTCAGAAGCTACACGAGCATTAGCAATCCAAGACGATAATCTGGAGAAGGAGCTTGGTGAGATGCAAAAGGCTATGCTGGCTATGCAG CAGCCGGATGGAGTACAATGTGGTTATTATGTTATGAAGATTATTCAGAGTTTCATGACGGTTGTTAATCCTGcaagttttttgaaaaatcat TTCAAGTTAGACGCTCCCTATAGTAACGAGGAGATCAATGCCGTACGGGATGAGTTTGCCGAATTTGTGAAGCCATTGATTATAGATTAA
- the LOC115696930 gene encoding uncharacterized protein LOC115696930 isoform X1: protein MTILSQIMILMPIQMFFVLHAAALAHKNSEATRALAIQDDNLEKELGEMQKAMLAMQQPDGVQCGYYVMKIIQSFMTVVNPASFLKNHFKLDAPYSNEEINAVRDEFAEFVKPLIID, encoded by the exons ATGACAATATTAAGCCAAATTATGATTTTAATGCCTATTCAGATGTTCTTTGTTTTGCAT GCTGCAGCTTTGGCCCATAAAAATTCAGAAGCTACACGAGCATTAGCAATCCAAGACGATAATCTGGAGAAGGAGCTTGGTGAGATGCAAAAGGCTATGCTGGCTATGCAG CAGCCGGATGGAGTACAATGTGGTTATTATGTTATGAAGATTATTCAGAGTTTCATGACGGTTGTTAATCCTGcaagttttttgaaaaatcat TTCAAGTTAGACGCTCCCTATAGTAACGAGGAGATCAATGCCGTACGGGATGAGTTTGCCGAATTTGTGAAGCCATTGATTATAGATTAA